The following coding sequences lie in one Plasmodium cynomolgi strain B DNA, scaffold: 0028, whole genome shotgun sequence genomic window:
- a CDS encoding CYIR protein (putative;~vir-type antigen), with the protein MTKKSEETTRKNLEDSLKALELDKIYKDFFTKDVSSIYDEKCDAFNTLGTEKENVKKVCTKLVRFVKKISELEKEEESAKYCKYLPYWLYDEIGGIHLDHTTNFFKIRYAQELIRIGNAVNKEINEK; encoded by the exons ATGACAAAAAAGAGTGAAGAGACCACTAGGAAAAATTTG gAGGATTCTTTGAAGGCATTAGAActtgataaaatatataaagattTCTTTACAAAGGATGTATCATCTatttatgatgaaaaatgtgaTGCGTTCAATACTTTAGGTacggaaaaagaaaatgtgaaaaaagttTGCACCAAGCTAGTACGtttcgtgaaaaaaatatctgaattggaaaaagaagaagaaagtgctaaatattgtaaatatttaccttattggttatatgatgAAATAGGGGGAATACATTTAGATCACACgacaaacttttttaaaatacgaTATGCTCAAGAACTTATACGTATAGGTAATGCagtaaataaagaaattaatgaGAAATAG